The genomic stretch GTGTATCCACATCAGCCTCTGTAAACAAATTGcgtttttcttcctcattgaaaTTGTATCCTTTTGTGTCTCCAGCATTTTATGCTTGAGCATCTCCTTCTGAAGCATCTTGGTCCATGGGCTCTTCCCTGTTTGCCCAGAGTTTGGTATCATTTTAGATTGTGCTGTTCTCCTTGTTCAGACTATAGGCTGGAGTGGTTACTTCCCCAGAGAGTTCCCATAATTTCTACCCcatcaatcatttcttttttttctttcttttctgaagctaattttttttttctgtccataagcatttattttctttcctttctacctcttgcttccctaatagaaaaaaaaagacaaaacttttGTGATaaatatagttaagcaaaacaaatgcctgCCCTGGCCACTGGTCTCTTTCTGCACCCTGAGCCTTCccatctctgtcaggaggtgagtacATGCTGTCTCCTGAGCCCTCTGGAGCAGTCCTTGGTCACCGTGTGGATTAGAGTTCCCCATTGTGGGGCTGCTCTCTGCCCTCTGCATCGGCTCACACAGGGCTTTCCAGCCTTTGTCCTTTCTCACAGCATAACGTTATTGCATCCCATTCACAAAGCCTCATTTGAACTTTTGTTCTCCTTTGGAAGGGAACCTTGCTCATAGGtagtttttacatttcttttcagGAGACACTTTTTATCACACTTTCTTTAAAGGCACATTTTTCATGTCAGAACATTCTACCCCATGCTTTATTTTGTGTGAGGTCAAGTCAGGTGAGTGCCTGTGCTGGTCCGCAGCTTCTGGGGTGGCCTCTCCCAGTCCCTGCTTGTAACCTGACCTAGCTGCCCAGGTCCGTGGGTTTCCAGCTGGCCTGGCCTCATTGTTGTCCATCTTCCTTGGTCTGGGCCCTTATAAGGTCTGTGGCTCCCCACGTCCTTTCCCGTACCTGTAGTGGAGCTCCTCTGCCTTCCTGACCTGGTAAGGTTATGTCCACAAGCTTCATTTCAGCCTGGCAACCGGTCTGGGCCGCAGGGAGGCAGCCAGTGGTGACTGAGAAGCTGCTCCAGGCGGCAGCCAGGCTGGCGATCTCTTGTCCTCTGTCTGTATCATGCTGATATTATCTCTTTTGCTCTGTAGAGAAAATTCTGCTACGGGACATCCAGGCTTTGACCCTCCACCGGGACCGCTTCACCACTGCCCGGAGGACTGCGCCCATCCCTCAGCTGCAGTGCCTCGGCGGCTCTGCTGGGTGTCCTGCCCACATCCCCGAAGTCGTGCAGTGCCGCAACAAGGGCTGGGATGGCTTTGACGTTCAGGTACCGGCATTGGTAGGGACCCTGTCCAGGAGTCTGGGCGGGCTCCTTTAGGAGAGACTGCCTGATTTCACAGAGGCAGAAATTCAGGTCTCAAGGgcagtgacttactcaaggtcgtGCAGGGAGTCCCTTCCTTGCCTTGATGTACTGTGACCATTCAGCCTGAGATGACCTGACCTCATTTGCCGTCAGGAGAAAGAACACATCCTAGCAGTCAGTCTTCTTTGGATGAGGTCCCTCAGACCTGGGTTCGAGCCGTGATACCCATATGTACtgtggtgtgaccctggggaggtcatGGGACTTCTTGGTGGtgcccccttttcctccctgggATCACCGGGTctggtttccctccctcccttcccccaagaaaAAGGCAGACTAGATTTCATATACTGCAGAATCAGGCCGTTTGGGCTGCTTCTCCCTCGAGGAAGTGCCAGGATCGTTGGCCTTGAGAGATCCTTGAGTCCAGGGTGTTCCCTCCATCCGTGGAGGGGCAGGCCTGGGGGCCCAGAGGGCGGCCCTGCACGCAGCTGCTTGCTTGTCCCCTCCGTGGGATGACAGCAGGCAGCTGCCTCTTCTGTGCCCTCTGCAGTGGGAATGTAAAGCCGAGCTCGACACGTCCTACCGATTCGGCAAGACCGCCGTGAGCTGCGAAGGTTACGATTACCCCGACGACCCCTACGTGCTCCGCGGCTCCTGCGGCTTGGAATTCAACCTGGAGCTGACCGAGCAAGGCCGGAAGAAATACAAAGAGGCCGGCGGCAGCGGCACCAGCAGCCACGGGAACACCTACGGCTCCAATTACTTCCCTGGGTACGTTGAGAAGATGGATTCCCCCGTGCCCTCTAGCACCAGGGGCCTGTTGGCCGTCGTCGTCCTGCTGGTGCTGGCCTTGGGCGTTTATAAGCTCTTTCTGAAAGCCCAGAATGAGGATCTCCCCCCGCCCTACACTGAGCATCCCCAGGACCACCAGAGGTTCTTCCAGGCGTCCCCACCCccgcctcctcctcccccaggctTCAAGTCCTATTTCACAGGTATGTTGCTATGGCTACTCTCCCCCAAGGGATGGCTTCCGGTGTCTCTTGTGAGTGTGGTGACTGCTGCTGTGTCCCTGTCACCATCCCCCCAGAGCTTGCTGGGTTGGGGTGGGTTCTAGGGCATTTTGAAGACCCCACAAAGCTTAGGGTTAAAAGCAGGACTGTAGGGAGGTTGAAACCTTGGCCATGACTTAGGGTGTTTATATGGCTTGGCTGTGTTGTCACACCAGTGGTGaggtgcatagagcactgggccgggagtcaggaagacttctcttcctgagttcaaatccagcctcagacacttctagctgtgtgaccctgggcaagtcatctaaccctgtttgcctcagtttcctcatctgtcaaatgagctggagaaggaaatggcgaaccccgccagtgtctctgccaagaaagccccaaatggggccGTGAAGAGGCGGAgacaactgaacgacaacaaaggTTGCCACGCCAGAGTGGTgattgtttttctcatctgtaaagtaggtacAGCAGTAACCCCATGATCCTGTGAAATCCAAAGGGGAGTGACCTTGCAGATGGTTttgtccaaacccctcattttgctgatcaagaaactgaggcccagcttAATTCACTCTGCCGAGTTAGAGAATTTGATGGTCCGGAAGACCTGCATAGGAGGCCACTGATTGGGGGGACTTGGTGAAGAGGGGTAGAGAAATGGGGGCAAGGGGACACAGGGAGAACCAAGACACGTTGGGTTTTACTTGGAAATTTCTCCTTTGggtcttggagaggggagaactGGCCTCTTCGGGACTGTGTACTACTGTAGGGGAAAGACCAGGGGATGGGAAGTCAGAGGGCCTGCCTTTGAGTCTTGTCCTGAGAGCCTGGTTTTCATGGAGAACCTTGGCtctggagggtggggggggggggaggttctaAGAGCTGATTGGCTAGGCAATGTGTGGAGGCAGCCTCCTCCTGAGCTGGGGGGCTTGGCCTGGCCTGGGGTGGCCTCCCCTGGGAAGGGGATTCTGCGCTAACACTCGTCTCTGCTGTTTGCATTAGCATCGGGTACCCCCGGATGGGGCTTTGGCAACTCTTTCACGGGTCCCCAAGCGTTTGGCCaatctggccctggattctggactGGATTGGGGACTGGTGGCCTTTTAGGCTACTTGTTCGGAAACAGCAGGTATGCTTCACCACCCGGTGTTcgttccttcctccccttcccttt from Dromiciops gliroides isolate mDroGli1 chromosome 6, mDroGli1.pri, whole genome shotgun sequence encodes the following:
- the SARAF gene encoding store-operated calcium entry-associated regulatory factor, coding for MAPAAPAPALWGGRRCLALLGALFLLLLLPRPSPALAWDQSEKILLRDIQALTLHRDRFTTARRTAPIPQLQCLGGSAGCPAHIPEVVQCRNKGWDGFDVQWECKAELDTSYRFGKTAVSCEGYDYPDDPYVLRGSCGLEFNLELTEQGRKKYKEAGGSGTSSHGNTYGSNYFPGYVEKMDSPVPSSTRGLLAVVVLLVLALGVYKLFLKAQNEDLPPPYTEHPQDHQRFFQASPPPPPPPPGFKSYFTASGTPGWGFGNSFTGPQAFGQSGPGFWTGLGTGGLLGYLFGNSRATPLSNTWTHPAYPPPYFNTWNNPVPPSAAANSRSSGSPSSSKTGTRTTSGFATTKRR